The genomic interval TAAGAATCCTCAATTTAATGAATAAAGGTTTCAATATTAGTCAAGAACGTGAGACAATGAGAAGTTTGACACGGAGAAGATCTcgaaaaatgtattcatttctcTCCAAACGAACTTATAAATGTcaacattatttattaatatggAGTTCACTGCGTTTTCCCTTTAAATTACAGAAATATTCAGTATTTATCCTCTTTAATACACTCCAGTCTTGATCTGATGGTATATTGAAGTCTTATTTAACTAcacaatacaaaacaaaacatagctTGAAATTTTAGaacaggggcccgtttcaagaagcaggttcaacaaatttagagtttgaacctgaacttagagtcactggactNNNNNNNNNNNNNNNNNtaataataataataataataataataataataatagtaatgtttcatttaagttggaggtcttttattttgtctcatgTAAGAAACGGAGACGGAAGTGCTGGACGAAGTTGTTTCCGGTTCCGGCTCATGGATGTTTTGAATTGGACCCGCCTGAAAGGTCTTTTCGACGGTTCAGCTAAAGATTCTAAAGAACCTATCAAGACTTTGGTGAGAGTTCGGCTTATTTCGCTTCGGAAACAAAGAGTTTATGTAGCTGCCGTTAGCTAACATCCGGGGACAGACCGAACCGGTTCCGGTGGGTTTTTCCTTTAGCTGCGTTAATGGACCGATCGTTCGACATGTAGGTTCAGGCGAACCGGGACGGGAATGAGTTCCGGGAGGCTCCAAGTCAAAGTCAAACGGGTCAACGAAAGAAGAAGTTCCCGGGACTCCCCGAAGCGCCTCCGGACCCCCGCCCGCATCGGAGCTGGGGGGGTCCGTCCGGTGACCTGCTCCCCCAGCAGGAGGCCCGTCATGGCGGAGGTGCGTGGACGGATCCAGAAAGATCACAGAGATCAGATCCTCAGAGCCCGTTAGAGGGCGCGTGCAGGAGCAGTCTGTCcgtttggtttgtttaaataaagttttacagatCAGGAGTCAGCTCCTCACCGCCTGTGTTTGTCCAGGAGATCTGCAGCGACAGCGACGACCTGTTCGGGGACTACGACAGCCTCCTGGAGGACAGCTCCCTCCTGCAGAAGCTGGACGCGGCCGAGCAACAAGACCAAGCGGGACTCACGCTCTGCCTGCGCCCCCCCTGGGAGGACGAGCCGCCCGGACCCTCCCGGGACCTCCCAGCCAGTCAGCTCCAGTTTCAGGAGGAGCTCAGGCTGCATGGCGGGGACCACAGCACcaagcaggaggagcaggagccgCTCCCggggaggagcaggaggagcgtGGCCGACCAGCTGAAGAGGACCATGCTGGGGAACGCCGcggctcctcctgctgctccccGAACGGCTGTGCTGAAGGAGGCGGTGGTCTCTGAGGAGATCAGCGTGGCCATGCAGGCCATGGAGACCATCTCCTCCCAGACCACCGACCTGGGGCCGTTCTTCGGCCTCCCCAGCAAAGTGAAGGAGCTGATGCAGCGACTGAGAGGAATCCAGAAGTTATACGGTGAGACGCCCGCAGACCTCCACGGTCCGGAGGAGGACCGGAGGTTCTGATGAGGAGCGTTTGTGTGTCAGACTGGCAGGAGGCGTGTCTGAACCTGGACTgcgttcagcagaggaggaaccTGATCTACTCCCTCCCGACCAGCGGAGGAAAGACTCTGGTGGCGGAGATCCTCATCCTCAGGGAGCTGCTGTGCAGGAGGAAGGACTGCCTCCTCATCTTACCCTACATCTCCCTGGTTCAGGAGAAGGTACTCCTCCCTCCTGATGTCATTCACACTGCACCTGCAGGGCCAGCCTATCCCTGTCTGTGTCACCTGTGTTTCAGGTGCGCGGGCTGGCCAGTTTGGGCCTGGAGCTGGACTTCCTGGTGGAGGAGTACGCCGGCAGTAGGGGGCGGTTCCCCccggtgaggaggaggagccagacGTCTCTGTACGTGGCCACCATAGAGAAGGCCCACGGCCTGGTCAACTCGCTGATCGAGAACGGCAGGCTGGAGAACCTGGGGCTGCTGGTGGTGGATGAGGTAGGACACGCCCCCTCGCCGTACAGTTGTGGAGAAAGTAGGGCTGCGACATCCGTTATTAAATAGTCggtgactaatttaatagtcgattagtcgttactgtATATTATTCTagtcagagtgtaataaagttgaagTTATCATGACATTCTGTTAgcgttttggactattttggtatttatcaaagtttttgaggctaatttttagtttagccaaaatttcagctacatgctagctggagATGTTTCTGAGAACGGATCTCCTGGAGGTGGAGCTTCGGGCTCCTCCCCTTCTTCCTgagagctcctcctcctcgctcaTGCCTCCTGTTCTTTGTTGCAGCTCCACATGCTGGGGGAGGGCAGCAGGGGGGCCGTGATGGAAATGACCGTGGCCAAAGTCCAGCACCTGAGCAGTGAGCGCCCCGCCCCCATCAGGTGTTTGACCCCCCGAATGACAGCTCTGACGCTGCCGTCTGTGCAGGAAACACGCAGATCATCGGGATGAGCGCCACCCTGGGGAACATCCAGGAGCTGCAGGCCTTTCTGAGGGCGGAGCTCTACAGCAGCGACTTCAGGCCCGTGAGTGATGGGCTCTGGGTGTGGTTCTGGCGTGGCACCGGTGTGTTctgaagccccgcctcctctaCAGGTGCAGCTGAAGGAGTTCGTGAAAGTGGGGGACAGCATCTACGAGGTCGACCCCACGGAGGAGAGCGGCTTCAGGTTCTCGCGGCTGCTCCCCTTCAAGGTCAGTGCCATGATTGACAGGTTATTAGAATGacaagtgggcggagcctcttcACCCACCACCCCACAGGTGAAAGAGAACCTCCCAGAGAAGACGATTTAACATGGGGGGGTCAGGATGGAGTCTGACCTGCAGAACTCCTGAGCGGTTCAGATCTTCTCCTGATCTGATGGATGAAGGTGGGAGGGGTGTCCTGCAGACTCAGGTCCATAAGGTGGGACCGGCTCCTCGGGAGGTCTACAGCTCCTGGGGGGTTGGGGGCTCCACTCTGGAGGTTTTAGCAGAAACCTGAACGGAGGTGTCCCCCGCAGTACTCCAGCGCCATGCAGAAGGTGGACCCCGACCACATCATCGCCCTGGTGACCGAGGTCATCCCCGCCCACTCCTGCCTGATCTTCTGCCCCACCAAGAAGAACTGCGAGAACGTCGCCGTCATGATCTGCAAGTACCTGAAGAGGTGAGCCGGCCGACCTTCTGCCGCCACCCTGCAGCTCCGCCCACCCTGCAGCTCCGCCCACTCTGCCGTTCTCTCAGGGACTTCCTGCGACACCAGGAGGCTGAGAAGTCCCGCCTCCTGCAGGACCTGCGcgacggcggcggcggctccATGTGTCCGGTGCTGCAGAGGACGGTGCCGTACGGCGTGGCGTACCACCACAGCGGGCTGACCACTGAGGAGCGGAGGCTGCTGGAGGAAGCCTTCTCCCACGGCGTGCTGTGCCTCCTCAGCTGCACCTCCACGCTGGCTGCAGGCATCAACCTACCTGCCCGCAGGTGAGCTGAGCATCAACGACACGTCCAGGGGGCGTGTCCAAGCTCTTCCTGAACATTCAGTTAGCAGGTGATCTGTAACACCTGATCCAGAAAGAATGGCGGGTTTTGAATGTGTCACatgctcaaagccccgcccactgctCACCTCCTGCAGGGAACGGCTGTCATGGTGTTTCTGAATGTCTGTTTATGCTCACCACGTGGCCCCGCCCCTGTGTGGTGTCCCCGCCCTCCAGGGTGATCCTGCGCTCGCCGTTGGTCGCCACAGAGTTCCTGAGGCGGAGCCAGTACAAGCAGATGGTGGGCCGGGCCGGTCGGGCCGGCATGGACTCTGTGGGGGAGAGCGTCCTCATCCTGCAGGAGAAGGACCGCAGCGcggtagctccgcccccagaggCACTTTGCATGTGGAAGCTGCTGGTGTGGTTCTGACAGAACCGGGTCGTCTCTGTGGTTCCAGGCCAAAGCGCTGCTGAGCTCCCCCGTGGAGAAGTGTGTCAGcaagctgctggaggaggacgCCAAAGGCCTGCTGACCCTCATCCTGTCCCTGATCGGACTCAACGTCTGTAGTCAGATTACTGGTTCCTctgaggagctgctgctctggGATTGGCTGTGGTGGTTCTGAGGATGCGTCTGTCTGCAGGTGGCTGCGtcgctgcagcagctgcaggacttCCTGCAGGGGACGCTGCTGagcgtgcagcagcagcagctctgcaccGACTGCAGTCTGCAGGACGTGGTTCTGCGCTGCATCCACACGCTGAGCCACAAGGACCTCATCACCGCCGCCGATGGACACGCCCCCACGCTGCAGGTCACGCGGCTGGGCAGAGCCGCCTACAAAGGTGAGTCCAGACCCGGAGCGCCCCGCTGTTCTGGTCCTGAGGAAGGCCGGGCCGTCACCAGCTCCTACCACCAGTAAAGACTGAAGTACAGAACGTGCACGGTCATCTGTTACCATGGAGATGTTT from Oryzias melastigma strain HK-1 linkage group LG12, ASM292280v2, whole genome shotgun sequence carries:
- the helq gene encoding helicase POLQ-like isoform X1 encodes the protein MSSGRLQVKVKRVNERRSSRDSPKRLRTPARIGAGGVRPVTCSPSRRPVMAEEICSDSDDLFGDYDSLLEDSSLLQKLDAAEQQDQAGLTLCLRPPWEDEPPGPSRDLPASQLQFQEELRLHGGDHSTKQEEQEPLPGRSRRSVADQLKRTMLGNAAAPPAAPRTAVLKEAVVSEEISVAMQAMETISSQTTDLGPFFGLPSKVKELMQRLRGIQKLYDWQEACLNLDCVQQRRNLIYSLPTSGGKTLVAEILILRELLCRRKDCLLILPYISLVQEKVRGLASLGLELDFLVEEYAGSRGRFPPVRRRSQTSLYVATIEKAHGLVNSLIENGRLENLGLLVVDELHMLGEGSRGAVMEMTVAKVQHLSRNTQIIGMSATLGNIQELQAFLRAELYSSDFRPVQLKEFVKVGDSIYEVDPTEESGFRFSRLLPFKYSSAMQKVDPDHIIALVTEVIPAHSCLIFCPTKKNCENVAVMICKYLKRDFLRHQEAEKSRLLQDLRDGGGGSMCPVLQRTVPYGVAYHHSGLTTEERRLLEEAFSHGVLCLLSCTSTLAAGINLPARRVILRSPLVATEFLRRSQYKQMVGRAGRAGMDSVGESVLILQEKDRSAAKALLSSPVEKCVSKLLEEDAKGLLTLILSLIGLNVAASLQQLQDFLQGTLLSVQQQQLCTDCSLQDVVLRCIHTLSHKDLITAADGHAPTLQVTRLGRAAYKGGVDLTVCHLLYKDLRGGLDGLLLSSFLHLLYLVTPYDLLPQCSPNWMIFLRQFTSLSAAEQKMLAAIGVPESLVARKAAGQTVKKGVDAAPARRMYLALVLLCLLKETSVWGVAERFQLSRGFVQTLLSSAAAFCSCALHFTEELEELWPFRSLLLALTQRLTYCVKAELVPLMEVAGVMEARAKQLYNAGYRTLTHLANADPAVLSRTIQNLYIKQASMMVASAKMLLSEKAAALQEEVDELLTLPADLPRPDPPQPDLP
- the helq gene encoding helicase POLQ-like isoform X2 codes for the protein MSSGRLQVKVKRVNERRSSRDSPKRLRTPARIGAGGVRPVTCSPSRRPVMAEEICSDSDDLFGDYDSLLEDSSLLQKLDAAEQQDQAGLTLCLRPPWEDEPPGPSRDLPASQLQFQEELRLHGGDHSTKQEEQEPLPGRSRRSVADQLKRTMLGNAAAPPAAPRTAVLKEAVVSEEISVAMQAMETISSQTTDLGPFFGLPSKVKELMQRLRGIQKLYDWQEACLNLDCVQQRRNLIYSLPTSGGKTLVAEILILRELLCRRKDCLLILPYISLVQEKVRGLASLGLELDFLVEEYAGSRGRFPPVRRRSQTSLYVATIEKAHGLVNSLIENGRLENLGLLVVDELHMLGEGSRGAVMEMTVAKVQHLSRNTQIIGMSATLGNIQELQAFLRAELYSSDFRPVQLKEFVKVGDSIYEVDPTEESGFRFSRLLPFKYSSAMQKVDPDHIIALVTEVIPAHSCLIFCPTKKNCENVAVMICKYLKRDFLRHQEAEKSRLLQDLRDGGGGSMCPVLQRTVPYGVAYHHSGLTTEERRLLEEAFSHGVLCLLSCTSTLAAGINLPARRVILRSPLVATEFLRRSQYKQMVGRAGRAGMDSVGESVLILQEKDRSAAKALLSSPVEKCVSKLLEEDAKGLLTLILSLIGLNVAASLQQLQDFLQGTLLSVQQQQLCTDCSLQDVVLRCIHTLSHKDLITAADGHAPTLQVTRLGRAAYKGGVDLTVCHLLYKDLRGGLDGLLLSSFLHLLYLVTPYDLLPQCSPNWMIFLRQFTSLSAAEQKMLAAIGVPESLVARKAAGQTVKKGVDAAPARRMYLALVLLCLLKETSVWGVAERFQLSRGFVQTLLSSAAAFCSCALHFTEELEELWPFRSLLLALTQRLTYCVKAELVPLMEVAGVMEARAKQLYNAGYRTLTHLANADPAVLSRTIQNLYIKQASMMVASAKSLERF